From Toxorhynchites rutilus septentrionalis strain SRP chromosome 2, ASM2978413v1, whole genome shotgun sequence, a single genomic window includes:
- the LOC129771935 gene encoding uncharacterized protein K02A2.6-like: MANYADYLAHFNFDVVFKSTKQNVNADYCSRIPQLLSRCEVNKMFCCEARDIGEDELDVFAIHQVEQLPIRAEHIARETRKDPSLGKIVQLLEAGTDLIRSGYKSPESKYTLAANCLLFEHRVVVPSVLRSTVLNDLHVAHIGMVKMKGIARSFVYWPGIDVDIETTVKSCFVCARQAHAPPKFSEHHWQYPKGAWERIHIDYAGPVAGSMLLIVVDAYSKWLEVKVTTSTTAETTIGIMDELFSRYGAPITVVSDNGPQFTAGEFKLFLQKSGVKFHKLSAPYHPATNGQAERYVQTTKDALKAMGTTASNLQSNLNNFLQQYRLAPHATTGESPAKLFLGRTLRTRLDLLKPDSVHQKVTIKQQANFERTFRQFCVGQSVYFLSGNSRMDKWIRGVIGERIGDLHYEIDYAGKRYKRHIDQIRSRLDVNGRLMDEAPGAKKISQQDTPRATVVFFDDDSTGSRDPSTPVIPKNSRSVLAEPSSPEFHTPTGGPVHQEANSPPFTLRRSTRSRRPPVKYTP; the protein is encoded by the coding sequence ATGGCCAATTATGCGGACTATTTGGCGCACTTCAATTTTGATGTTGTGTTCAAATCTACGAAACAGAACGTTAATGCAGATTACTGCTCTCGAATACCTCAACTACTTTCAAGATGCGAGGTTAACAAAATGTTTTGCTGTGAGGCTAGAGATATTGGCGAAGACGAACTCGATGTTTTTGCTATTCATCAGGTCGAACAACTACCAATTCGCGCCGAGCACATCGCTCGTGAAACGCGCAAGGATCCTAGCCTTGGTAAGATCGTACAGCTGTTGGAAGCCGGCACCGATCTAATCCGATCTGGCTACAAATCACCAGAGTCGAAGTACACACTTGCAGCTAACTGTCTTTTGTTTGAGCACCGAGTAGTTGTACCGTCTGTTCTACGTTCGACAGTGTTAAACGATCTTCACGTCGCACACATTGGTATGGTTAAAATGAAAGGAATCGCTCGTTCTTTTGTTTACTGGCCGGGTATCGATGTGGACATAGAAACAACAGTGAAATCTTGTTTCGTGTGTGCCCGACAAGCGCACGCTCCTCCGAAGTTCAGCGAACACCATTGGCAATATCCCAAAGGCGCCTGGGAAAGGATTCATATCGACTACGCTGGTCCGGTGGCAGGCTCAATGCTGCTGATTGTAGTCGACGCCTACAGTAAGTGGTTGGAGGTCAAGGTCACCACCTCTACCACTGCAGAAACAACTATTGGAATTATGGACGAGCTGTTTTCCCGATACGGAGCACCAATCACAGTTGTATCTGATAACGGTCCTCAATTTACGGCCGGCGAATTCAAGCtgtttttgcaaaaaagtggAGTGAAGTTTCATAAGCTGTCGGCCCCGTACCATCCAGCAACAAATGGTCAGGCCGAACGATATGTTCAAACGACGAAAGATGCACTCAAGGCCATGGGAACAactgcatctaatttgcaatcGAACCTGAATAACTTCCTGCAGCAGTATCGTTTGGCTCCACACGCAACCACCGGAGAATCGCCTGCCAAGTTGTTTCTTGGTCGAACCCTCCGCACACGATTAGATCTTCTGAAGCCAGACAGCGTTCACCAGAAAGTTACGATAAAACAACAAGCCAATTTCGAGCGTACTTTTCGGCAATTCTGTGTGGGTCAATCAGTTTACTTTCTGTCTGGAAACTCTCGAATGGACAAATGGATCCGTGGTGTAATTGGGGAACGAATAGGTGATCTGCACTACGAAATCGACTATGCTGGGAAACGGTATAAGCGTCACATCGATCAAATTCGTTCGAGGCTCGATGTAAACGGGCGACTAATGGATGAAGCACCAGGAGCTAAGAAGATTAGCCAGCAAGACACGCCACGAGCAACGGTTGTGTTTTTCGACGATGATAGTACAGGTTCGAGAGATCCATCAACTCCTGTAATTCCGAAAAATTCAAGAAGTGTTCTAGCCGAACCATCTTCTCCAGAATTCCACACACCAACCGGTGGCCCGGTTCATCAAGAGGCAAATTCACCTCCTTTCACCTTACGTCGTTCGACAAGATCTCGCCGCCCTCCCGTGAAGTACACACCGTAG
- the LOC129771943 gene encoding uncharacterized protein K02A2.6-like produces the protein MSLCLNVAVNTLCGREWIAKFSGELDLNELFAQNDAVHSLVPTAPVLLKKQQQALSQLLATYEDVFSETPGKLIGPPASVHLKPGTVPVFAKARDVPLALRSQYAQEIDKKLAAGVYERVDYSEWASPTHIVVKKNGKLRITGNYKPTVNPRMIIDEHPIPKIESIFHRMKGANLFCHLDVTDA, from the exons ATGTCGCTTTGTCTTAACGTAGCTGTCA ATACGCTGTGTGGAAGAGAGTGGATTGCCAAATTTTCGGGTGAACTGGACCTGAATGAGCTATTCGCCCAAAACGACGCGGTGCATTCACTTGTACCTACCGCTCCTGTGTTActgaaaaaacaacaacaagctCTATCGCAGTTGCTCGCAACTTATGAAGATGTCTTCAGCGAAACTCCCGGTAAGCTAATAGGACCTCCCGCATCAGTGCATCTGAAACCGGGGACAGTTCCAGTCTTTGCCAAAGCTCGTGACGTTCCGCTGGCATTGAGAAGCCAGTATGCCCAAGAAATCGACAAAAAGCTAGCTGCTGGTGTATACGAGAGAGTCGACTATTCTGAATGGGCGTCCCCCACCCACATCGTAGTGAAGAAAAACGGGAAACTACGCATCACCGGTAACTACAAGCCAACAGTAAACCCTCGGATGATCATCGACGAACACCCGATTCCCAAGATAGAATCAATCTTCCACCGAATGAAGGGAGCGAATCTATTCTGTCATCTAGACGTGACGGATGCGTGA
- the LOC129771937 gene encoding uncharacterized protein LOC129771937, giving the protein MSSRLRSKKTRLRNLMTSFNGIYLLMEQYDPEQHWCELASRLEKLEPLWEQINEAMTETEMVDSEEGSSEERYVKERIEFQNKFFAVKAFLQNKLRECSDRNAALPQVLESSVITSSHPHPHVKLPMISLPKFSGNIEEWLAFRDLYVSLIHLSSDLPEIEKFHYLRSQLEGEALTLISSLAITQANYEVAWNLLVKRYSNSKLLKKKQVQKLFELPTVKRESVVELQRLVDGFEKATKVLDQVVEAANYKDLLLIHLLCSRLDDKTRRCWEEYSSSLEEESVKDIVEFLQRRVRILESLPCKQPESYPPMVRKVQSLKLASHSTIQTTPKKCFSCADSHPLYICPKFARLSVSERENLLRQNSLCRNCFRKGHQARECSSKFSCRRCKQRHHTLVCYKPEDTHGNQQPSTSIQSTVQGGSSNTEDHTIIPSHTNSLMVSSTINRKTKRVLLATAIVMVEDDFGNQFPGKHEKY; this is encoded by the coding sequence ATGTCGTCCAGACTTCGGTCTAAGAAAACGCGTCTACGCAACTTGATGACGTCTTTCAACGGTATTTACCTGCTGATGGAGCAGTATGATCCAGAGCAACATTGGTGTGAGCTGGCTTCGCGGTTGGAGAAGCTGGAGCCGCTGTGGGAACAAATCAATGAAGCGATGACGGAGACGGAGATGGTCGACAGCGAGGAAGGTTCATCGGAAGAACGGTATGTTAAGGAACGAATTGAATTCCAGAATAAATTCTTTGCTGTGAAGGCATTCCTGCAAAATAAACTTCGAGAGTGTTCCGATCGCAACGCCGCGCTGCCCCAGGTTCTCGAGTCCAGCGTAATTACCAGCTCGCATCCTCACCCTCATGTAAAACTACCGATGATAAGTCTACCGAAATTTTCCGGAAACATTGAGGAGTGGTTAGCTTTTCGCGACCTCTACGTGTCATTGATCCACTTATCTTCAGACCTTCCCGAAATAGAGAAGTTTCATTATCTACGGAGTCAACTAGAAGGGGAAGCATTGACACTGATTTCATCCCTCGCTATAACCCAAGCGAACTACGAGGTCGCGTGGAATTTATTGGTAAAACGGTACTCAAATAGTAAGTTGCTCAAGAAAAAGCAAGTCCAGAAACTTTTCGAACTGCCTACGGTTAAAAGGGAATCGGTCGTGGAACTTCAAAGGTTGGTTGATGGATTTGAAAAGGCGACTAAAGTGCTGGATCAGGTGGTAGAGGCAGCAAATTATAAGGACCTATTATTGATCCATTTGCTTTGTTCACGGTTAGATGACAAAACTCGACGCTGCTGGGAGGAATATTCTTCGTCATTGGAAGAGGAGAGTGTTAAGGATATTGTGGAATTCCTTCAACGTCGGGTTCGGATTCTGGAATCACTCCCTTGTAAACAACCGGAATCATACCCACCGATGGTTAGGAAGGTCCAATCGTTAAAGCTTGCTAGTCATAGCACCATTCAAACTACCCCGAAGAAATGTTTTTCGTGTGCGGACTCGCATCCTTTGTACATCTGTCCTAAATTTGCCAGGCTCTCAGTTAGCGAGAGGGAAAATTTACTTCGACAAAATTCACTGTGCAGAAACTGCTTTCGAAAAGGACATCAGGCTCGTGAATGCTCATCGAAATTCTCatgtcgtcgatgtaaacagCGTCATCATACCTTGGTTTGCTATAAACCGGAAGATACACATGGCAATCAACAACCAAGTACCTCAATCCAATCAACCGTTCAGGGTGGCAGTTCTAATACGGAAGACCATACAATCATCCCATCTCATACCAATTCGTTAATGGTTAGCAGTACCATAAACAGGAAGACGAAAAGGGTGCTTTTGGCGACAGCAATCGTTATGGTCGAGGACGATTTTGGAAACCAATTCCCGGGAAAGCACGAAAAATATTAA
- the LOC129770406 gene encoding uncharacterized protein LOC129770406, which yields MRNIGIPEKERKCSIPLSTQELTDAELCLIKLVQQEAFEKEFTALTRGEAVHRASKIRWFNPKLTEDGIIRIGGRLLNSDSSTDFKHPIIIPGNHLFSKLLARSYHLRLLHAGSQLMLNSIRLRFWILGGRRICRLVTHQCITCCRAKPLLQQQFMGQLPAQRIVAARPFSTTGIDYFGPVYIKQGYKKSLIKAYVSVFVCFCTKAVHLELVSGLSTAKFLQALRRFTARRGKPAEIFSDNGTNFVGARKELAELISNLSNRKYHEAIQQECSTSGISWHFIPPGAPHFGGLWEAAVRSAKKHLLRVIGYSSVSYEDFLTLLVQIEGCLNSRPLTQLSDDPDDLQPLTPAHFLVGTSLDALPDSDYTSTPSNRLSHWQLIQQQQQHFWRRWRVEYLSQLQARVKNWKPPITIQPGRLVIMVDENQPPMRWRMARIHQVHPGSDGVIRVVTLRTATGFLKRPVTKICMLPLPAMDDQHMEKSSTLSEIK from the coding sequence ATGCGGAATATTGGAATTCccgaaaaagaaagaaaatgcTCAATACCACTATCCACGCAAGAGCTAACCGACGCCGAATTATGTCTTATTAAACTGGTCCAACAGGAAGCCTTTGAAAAGGAATTCACTGCTCTAACGAGAGGTGAAGCTGTGCATCGTGCATCTAAAATTCGATGGTTCAATCCCAAACTCACGGAAGATGGAATTATTCGGATTGGAGGACGATTACTAAATTCCGATAGTTCAACTGACTTCAAACATCCAATTATTATACCCGGAAATCACCTATTCTCAAAGCTTCTTGCGAGAAGTTATCACCTACGCTTACTCCATGCTGGATCACAGCTCATGCTTAATTCAATAAGACTACGTTTCTGGATTTTAGGTGGACGAAGGATATGTCGACTAGTGACACATCAATGTATCACTTGTTGTCGTGCGAAGCCATTACTACAACAGCAATTCATGGGCCAACTTCCAGCACAACGAATCGTTGCCGCGAGACCGTTTTCGACAACAGGCATAGATTATTTCGGGCCTGTGTACATAAAGCAAGGTTATAAGAAAAGCTTAATTAAAGCGTATGTATCCGTCTTCGTTTGCTTTTGTACAAAGGCGGTACATCTGGAGCTAGTGTCCGGCCTTTCCACCGCGAAATTTCTCCAGGCACTTCGTCGTTTTACGGCACGTCGTGGAAAACCGGCCGAAATATTTTCCGATAACGGAACAAACTTTGTGGGCGCTCGAAAGGAGTTAGCAGAATTAATAAGCAACCTAAGCAATCGCAAATATCACGAAGCAATTCAGCAAGAATGCAGTACGAGTGGAATATCCTGGCACTTCATTCCGCCTGGGGCACCCCACTTTGGCGGGCTTTGGGAAGCCGCCGTTCGTTCCGCTAAGAAACACCTCCTCCGCGTAATAGGGTATTCCTCCGTATCATATGAAGATTTCCTAACACTTCTAGTCCAAATAGAAGGTTGTCTAAATTCCAGACCGCTAACACAGCTGTCAGATGACCCTGATGACCTCCAACCGCTGACGCCAGCTCACTTCCTCGTCGGCACATCACTGGATGCACTTCCCGATTCCGATTATACCTCTACACCGAGCAACCGATTATCACATTGGCAGCTCattcagcagcaacaacaacatttTTGGCGTCGATGGCGAGTCGAATACCTTTCGCAGCTCCAAGCACGCGTCAAAAATTGGAAGCCTCCGATCACTATACAGCCCGGGAGATTGGTTATTATGGTCGACGAAAATCAACCACCGATGAGATGGCGAATGGCCCGTATTCATCAAGTTCATCCTGGCAGTGACGGGGTAATTCGAGTCGTCACACTGCGTACTGCAACAGGATTCCTGAAGAGACCTGTCACCAAAATATGCATGCTCCCTCTTCCTGCTATGGACGATCAGCATATGGAAAAATCGTCAACATTATCTGAAATTAAGTAA